A genomic window from Lotus japonicus ecotype B-129 chromosome 1, LjGifu_v1.2 includes:
- the LOC130712123 gene encoding uncharacterized protein LOC130712123, which produces MVIGGAINALKCRLLPSTFKGVAMTWFIKQPPYSISNFTDLSTKFLTQFSANQAQKATPADLFNIRQHVGERIKTYMSRLSRVSVQLEDVSPDVCVAAFKNGLRCGSLNKDLTRRPAKDMMDLRARVQEFILVEQDEQTKKDRDDWRAQPDVSSEKGRAPKDQRPAQTPRQKRPAPYLAGRQGPQSNTWHRNSQPASVNPAAQGGHAPAQGHQTKLNAHLSTILQAVGQTNVVQYPRPPRRPPANVDTTKWCEFHKAMGHNTYNCWTLHKEIERLIKAGHLSNFVSGENTQFDADFDHVIPHDNDPIVVTLRINNYVTKKVFLDQGSYADIIYGDAFERLGLKESNLKPYTGCLVGFTGNRAKVRGYVELDTAFGEGEYVKKFQVKYLVLPCKATYNVLLGRDTLNKICAIISTAHLTVKYPACNGNVGILRVDQEAARACYAQSLELYGKKAAKEAHRVTEIFPHENFNLDPRDDLEELRPQPAEETKSIYLSGRALKIGSTLSKEQEDRLVELLKNNLDLFAWTIKDVPGIEPNVISHHLSIQQGAKPIVHARRRMGEEKDKAVQIETQKLLEGKFIREVQYPTWLANVVMV; this is translated from the exons AGCAACCTCCATATTCCATCTCCAACTTCACTGATTTGTCAACTAAGTTTCTAACACAATTCTCGGCCAATCAAGCACAAAAGGCGACCCCAGCTGATCTGTTCAATATTCGCCAACATGTGGGCGAGCGTATTAAAACCTACATGTCTCGATTGAGTAGAGTTTCAGTGCAGTTAGAGGACGTCAGTCCGGATGTGTGTGTGGCGGCCTTCAAAAATGGGCTCAGATGCGGCTCATTGAACAAAGATTTAACTAGACGGCCTGCCAAAGATATGATGGATTTGCGTGCACGGGTACaagagtttatcttggttgaacAGGATGAGCAAACTAAAAAAGATAGGGACGATTGGCGAGCTCAACCGGACGTTTCATCAGAAAAAGGTCGCGCTCCTAAAGACCAACGACCCGCTCAGACACCGCGCCAGAAAAGGCCAGCGCCCTATCTAGCAGGAAGACAGGGGCCACAAAGTAACACTTGGCATCGGAATAGTCAACCCGCTTCGGTGAATCCGGCGGCCCAAGGAGGACATGCTCCCGCCCAAGGTCATCAAACCAAATTGAACGCTCATCTCAGCACAATACTGCAAGCAGTAGGGCAAACTAATGTGGTTCAATACCCGAGGCCACCCAGGCGACCTCCTGCGAATGTGGATACAACAAAGTGGTGTGAATTCCATAAAGCCATGGGACACAATACATATAATTGCTGGACTTTGCACAAGGAGATTGAACGACTGATCAAAGCGGGGCATTTGTCCAATTTTGTCTCGGGAGAAAATACACAGTTTGACGCG GATTTTGATCATGTGATTCCGCATGATAACGATCCAATAGTGGTGACTCTGCGCATAAATAACTATGTTACTAAGAAAGTTTTTCTAGATCAAGGCAGTTATGCTGACATCatatatggtgatgcatttgaaagATTGGGCTTAAAGGAGTCAAACTTAAAGCCATATACGGGGTGTCTAGTTGGATTCACAGGCAATCGGGCCAAGGTCCGAGGCTATGTGGAATTGGACACTGCTTTTGGTGAGGGTGAATACGtgaagaaatttcaagtaaagtattTGGTTCTTCCGTGTAAGGCGACGTATAATGTGCTTCTAGGGCGTGATACTTTGAACAAAATATGTGCAATAATTTCAACCGCCCATTTGACAGTAAAGTATCCAGCTTGCAATGGAAATGTGGGAATTTTGAGGGTGGATCAAGAGGCCGCCCGAGCCTGTTATGCACAAAGTTTGGAACTTTATGGTAAGAAGGCAGCCAAGGAAGCACATCGCGTCACAGAGATTTTTCCACATGAGAATTTCAATTTGGATCCTCGTGATGATTTAGAGGAGTTAAGACCTCAGCCGGCGGAAGAAACCAAATCTATTTACTTATCTGGGCGTGCTTTGAAAATTGGAAGCACCTTGTCAAAGGAACAAGAGGACCGATTGGTCGAACTACTAAAAAACAATTTGGATTTATTCGCATGGACAATCAAGGATGTTCCAGGCATTGAACCCAACGTTATATCCCATCACTTGTCAATCCAGCAAGGGGCAAAACCTATTGTACATGCTCGTAGGCggatgggcgaagaaaaggaCAAGGCAGTACAAATAGAAACTCAAAAGTTACTTGAAGGAAAGTTCATTAGAGAAGTACAATACCCAACATGGTTAGCAAATGTTGTTATGGTGTGA